A genomic window from Gemmatimonadota bacterium includes:
- a CDS encoding DUF2442 domain-containing protein: MDPRITIAEEIRAARARDARERALGLRALSARYDRRATRVLVELSNGCLFGFPVSRVAALADATPSQLADVEVSPGGTALRWDALDVDLSVSGLLLDSVGRRQRLQELARLAGQVTSKAKARAARANGAKGGRPRKSKA, from the coding sequence ATGGACCCTCGTATCACGATCGCTGAGGAGATCCGCGCAGCCCGCGCGCGCGACGCGCGCGAGCGAGCGCTGGGGCTGCGCGCCCTGTCGGCGCGCTATGACCGCCGGGCGACGCGCGTGCTGGTGGAGCTCAGCAACGGCTGTCTCTTCGGCTTCCCTGTGTCGCGCGTCGCCGCGCTCGCTGACGCGACGCCGTCGCAGCTGGCGGATGTGGAGGTCAGCCCCGGGGGGACGGCGCTCCGGTGGGACGCGCTCGACGTCGACCTGAGCGTGTCGGGCCTCCTGCTCGATTCGGTCGGGCGACGCCAGCGTTTGCAGGAGCTGGCCCGCCTGGCGGGGCAGGTCACCAGCAAGGCCAAGGCGCGGGCCGCGAGGGCGAACGGCGCCAAGGGGGGGCGGCCGCGCAAGTCGAAGGCGTGA
- a CDS encoding DUF4160 domain-containing protein, with protein sequence MPTVLRVAGFRMVIFLPPREHAPPHVHVRHVDGEVVIELGSRQQRGIIRSVFGMRDHDVRRAVAIVESHLEYLHDCWSQLHGPSYHDR encoded by the coding sequence TTGCCCACGGTCCTGCGCGTCGCCGGCTTTCGGATGGTCATCTTCCTCCCACCCCGCGAGCACGCACCACCGCACGTGCACGTGAGGCATGTCGATGGCGAGGTGGTGATCGAACTCGGGAGCCGGCAGCAGCGCGGGATCATCCGATCGGTATTCGGCATGCGGGACCACGACGTACGGCGCGCAGTGGCGATCGTCGAATCACATCTGGAGTACTTGCACGACTGCTGGAGCCAGCTCCATGGACCCTCGTATCACGATCGCTGA